The Garciella nitratireducens DSM 15102 genomic sequence AGTAGATTGAATATGAGCAGCTCCTCGCTCAATGTTTTTCTTTTCTCTTCTTTTACCAGATCTTCTAAGTTTTTTAGCCACGACTTTCCCTCCTTTGTTACCTAATTCTTAGCTTTACTAATCGCAATTCTTTTACCACCCTTGCGGGTTCTTGCATTGGTTTTAGTATTTTGACCTCTAACAGGAAGGCCTCTTCTATGACGTAAACCTCTATAACTTCCTATCTCTATTAAACGCTTAATATTTAAAGAAACTTCTCTGCGAAGATCTCCTTCTACAGTATAGTTTTTATCTATAATTTCTCTTAATTTACTAACTTCTGTTTCTGTTAAATCTTTGACTCTTGTATCAGGATTTATTCCCGCTTCTTTCAATATTTTGTTAGCACTTTTACGACCAATCCCATAGATATAAGTTAATCCAATTTCTATTCTTTTATCTCTTGGTAAGTCTATACCAGCAATTCTAGCCATTAATGGTTACACCTCCTATGACTTATTAATACAAATTTACTTTATGTCAAGAACAAAGGCAAGTGGATGACCACTGCAGCCGAAGCCTATTTCTTAACTGATAAATCTAACTAAATCATTTTATCAATTTTACAACTATATTTCAATAATTTTAACCTTGTTTTTGCTTATGCTTAGGATTTTCACAAATTACCATTACTCGACCTTTTCTTTTAATAACTTTACACTTTTCGCAAATGGGTTTTACAGATGGTCTTACTTTCATGGTTCTTATCCCTCCTTATATCACTTTGCCTTACCTCTCCAAACGATTCTACCTCTATTAAGATCATAAGGCGACAATTCTACAGTTACCTTATCTCCAGGCAAAATTTTAATAAAATTCATACGTAGTTTTCCAGAAATATGTGCTAATACTTGATGTCCATTTTCAAGTTCTACTTTAAACATCGTATTAGGCATTGCTTCTATTACTGTACCTTCTACTTCTATTATATCTTCTTTGCTCATTAGGTCATACTCCCTCCCCTTTCCTTAATTGGGTATTATATCCTAATTGTTGTAATTGTTTTAGAATCTCTTGATTCGTTACTTCTTGACCTGTTTCCAGTTTATTGCATATTGTAAAAAGTATATGGTTGGTTTTCATCAAATGTTTTATTTTCTTTTTCTTTGCTTTCTCTATTTTTCTTATCTTACCATCAGCTACTTTTACATATTGAGAATCTATTTTTTCTACAACTACCATATATCTTCCTTTATCTCTTCCTGATTTAGAACAAACAACTTGCCCTAATGACAGATCATTATTTTCCATATCATCACCCCATTTAATCCCAGAAATCATAGTTTGGTTAAAATTTCTGGTTCTCCTTCAGTAATAGCGATTGTATTTTCATAATGGGCTGAAGATTTACCATCCAAAGTCACAACTGTCCAATTATTTTGTAATGTTTTTACATGATAAGTTCCTATATTCACCATAGGTTCTATAGCTAAAACCATGCCTTCTTTTAATCTAGGACCTCTACCCGGATTTCCATAATTAGGAATAGGTGGATCCTCATGCATATTTCTTCCTACTCCATGACCAACATAATCTCTCACTACTGAAAATCCATTTTCTTCTACATACTTTTGAACTGCATGAGATATATCTGATAAGCGATATCCTTGTTTTGCAAATTGAATTCCTTGAAAAAAACTTTCTCTAGTAACTTTTATTAATTTTTGTTTTTCTGAACTAATTTCTCCTACTGCATGAGTCCTAGCAGCATCACCAACATATCCTTCTACAATTGCACCAATATCAAGACTAATAATATCTCCTTCTTCTAAAACTCTAGATCCAGGAATACCATGAACAACTTCTTCATTAATAGAGGCACAGATCGATGCTGGAAAACCATTATATCCTTTAAATGCAGGTTTTGCTCCAGATTTTAGTATATACTCTTCTGCTATTTTATCCAATTCTTGTGTTGTAATACCTGGTTCAATAAATTCTTTCAATCTCTCATGAGTTTGTGCAACAACTGCCCCTGCTCTCTTCATAATCTCAATTTCTTTTAGGGATTTTAAGATAATCATACTTTTATCGCGCCCCTTGAAGTTTCTCTTTAATCTCTTCAAATACTTTATCAATACTTTGTTGTCCATTAATTGTTTCAAGAAGATTTTTTTGTTGATAATAATCAATCAGAGGTTGAGTTTCTTTTGTATAAACTTCTAGTCTTTTCTTTACTGTTTCTTTTTTATCATCCTCTCGTTGATATAGTTCTCCATTACATATATCACATTTTCCTTTTGTTTTCGGAGGATTAAAAGTAACATGATAAGTTGCACCACAATTCTTACAAATCCGTCTTCCCGTAATTCTATCTATTAATAAACTAGCATCTACAATAATATTTAAGACAGCATCTAACGAAATCTTCATTTCTTTTAATACATTATCTAAATCTTTTGCTTGAGTTACAGTACGAGGAAAACCATCTAATAAAAATCCTCTAACACAATCCTCTTGTGCTAATCGATCCTTAATGATCTCTACTACAAGAGCATCAGGTACAAGTAAGCCTTTGTCCATATATTCTTTTGCTTTTAATCCCAATGGAGTACTTTCTTTTAAGTTCTTTCTAAGAATATCTCCTGTTGAAATATGAGGAATAGTAAATTGAGAAACAATTTTTTCTGCCTGTGTCCCTTTTCCTGCGCCAGGAGGTCCTAGTAATACAATCCTCATTTTTATTCGCCTCCACACTTTTTAAAACTGGGGCCTTAATAGCCCCTATTATTCCTATTATTTTA encodes the following:
- the rpsM gene encoding 30S ribosomal protein S13, with the translated sequence MARIAGIDLPRDKRIEIGLTYIYGIGRKSANKILKEAGINPDTRVKDLTETEVSKLREIIDKNYTVEGDLRREVSLNIKRLIEIGSYRGLRHRRGLPVRGQNTKTNARTRKGGKRIAISKAKN
- a CDS encoding adenylate kinase gives rise to the protein MRIVLLGPPGAGKGTQAEKIVSQFTIPHISTGDILRKNLKESTPLGLKAKEYMDKGLLVPDALVVEIIKDRLAQEDCVRGFLLDGFPRTVTQAKDLDNVLKEMKISLDAVLNIIVDASLLIDRITGRRICKNCGATYHVTFNPPKTKGKCDICNGELYQREDDKKETVKKRLEVYTKETQPLIDYYQQKNLLETINGQQSIDKVFEEIKEKLQGAR
- the rpmJ gene encoding 50S ribosomal protein L36 — encoded protein: MKVRPSVKPICEKCKVIKRKGRVMVICENPKHKQKQG
- the infA gene encoding translation initiation factor IF-1, yielding MSKEDIIEVEGTVIEAMPNTMFKVELENGHQVLAHISGKLRMNFIKILPGDKVTVELSPYDLNRGRIVWRGKAK
- the map gene encoding type I methionyl aminopeptidase encodes the protein MIILKSLKEIEIMKRAGAVVAQTHERLKEFIEPGITTQELDKIAEEYILKSGAKPAFKGYNGFPASICASINEEVVHGIPGSRVLEEGDIISLDIGAIVEGYVGDAARTHAVGEISSEKQKLIKVTRESFFQGIQFAKQGYRLSDISHAVQKYVEENGFSVVRDYVGHGVGRNMHEDPPIPNYGNPGRGPRLKEGMVLAIEPMVNIGTYHVKTLQNNWTVVTLDGKSSAHYENTIAITEGEPEILTKL
- a CDS encoding KOW domain-containing RNA-binding protein, with the protein product MENNDLSLGQVVCSKSGRDKGRYMVVVEKIDSQYVKVADGKIRKIEKAKKKKIKHLMKTNHILFTICNKLETGQEVTNQEILKQLQQLGYNTQLRKGEGV